The Nitrospiria bacterium DNA window GAGGAGAAATATTAAATTTGGTTTACAAGGTTTTCCCGTTGAACCCTTCGAAAAATCCTCATTGTCAATCATCCAACGCTGATCACCTATTGGGTGGGTTGGTGAAAAGTAAAATCCATTTGATCTTTCAAATAGATCAATTGTTTTCTTTCGAATACATAGGGCTCTGGGAAAGGGAAAAAGAAGATGAGAGGATCTGGAAAGGGCGGCTAATTCATCGGAGAGAAATTGAAATCCCCTTTGAATCAGTTCTAAGCCTAAGGTTGTTTTTCCAGATCCGGTAGGCCCTGAAAAGATTACTCCTTTTCCTTGAAATGAAAGAGAAAGCGCGTGAATTAAATAATAATTTCTTACTTTCTTAACCACATCATTAAAAATAAACGAATCCGCCATGGGGAAAGGATTTGATTTTAATGAAATGGGAATTCCCTTCCCTTTATTGATACGAAACTGAAGTATCTCAGAATCGAATTTCCTTTTAAAAAGAAAATAGGAAGAACCATTCGAAAGATCGGTTTTTTCAATTGAGATAAACTGTTTGTAAAGAGTGTTGAAAAACTCTAAAAGATGATAAGAATTTGATTGAATGAAAAAAGGAATGTCAAAAAACGCGAAGGTGTTTTGAAAGATTGGATTTTCGTGGATGAGAGCATCTTTCCTGCTTGAAGGATTCTTCATACATATTGGTCCAGTGGATCAAGGTAATGGGACAGATGGTCCATAAAGAGCTTGAGCGGGTCCCAACTCTTTTAGTAGGTCATCCCCCGTGTAGGTCCTGACCTGCGGCGGTTCATATTTCGGTTTTTTTCGTTTTATACTTTCTTTTTCATTTTTTTCGTTATCTTCCATTCGAAGCCTCCTTCTCCACCGTTTCTCCCTCTCCCCTCAGAGGGGAGAGGATTCAGGTGAGGGGTGAAAAGTTTTATTGTTTCACCAAACCCTTCTCTTTAAATTCTCCAATTATATTCCTGATATCCAAAAACAGGTCACGGTCTTTTCCAATCAAAAACCTCTCCCGCAACCGCATCTCTAACTGCTCCTCCGTTTCCCCCACAACCAGGCCTTCCCAGACAATCTTCGCCGTTCCATTCAAAATATGAACCTCGTCTTTCTGAGCATCATAAAGCATCAACTCATTCCCCAAATCCTGTTGAACGATTTCCTTTTTGGTAATTGTTGAGCCTTCCACTTTTTTCATCCTTTTTTATTCCCTATGAGACTGTCCACCTCAAACCTCCAATGTTAATTGGTTTGTCTCGTTTGTTTCGTTTATTTGGTTTGTTTGGTTTTAGAGTATATTTTCTGTCCTCTCCCTCCAACCTTAATCGCCACTCCTACCACCTCATTCCTTACCCCCGTAAAGGGGCGTGGCCCTAACAGGGCTTTACGCCCTCCCTCCTCACCTCTT harbors:
- a CDS encoding PqqD family peptide modification chaperone, which produces MEGSTITKKEIVQQDLGNELMLYDAQKDEVHILNGTAKIVWEGLVVGETEEQLEMRLRERFLIGKDRDLFLDIRNIIGEFKEKGLVKQ